CGCTGGCCCTCCTCGTCCTCACCGTCGCCGGTGCGGCGATCGTCCTCGCCTTCGCCGCGGCCACATGGCGCCGCGTGTCGTGGGGGCGATCGGGAGGGATCGTCACGCAGCTGCTGATCCTCGCCGTCGCGCTGGGGGCGGCGACGGGCGCCTACGCGCAGCCGTTCTCGGCGCTGCTGCTGGCGGTGCCGGCCGTGGTGGTCCTCGTCACCCTCATCTGGGCGACGCGCACCTCGGCGCCCCGAGAAGCCCCCGACGAGGACGCGGGCCCCGAGGCCTGATCCGAGGGCGAGCTCAGGCGGCGAGGCCCAGGATGCTCCGCACCCGGGCGACGTGGCCGGTGGCCTTGACGTTGTAGAGGGCGTGCGCGATGCGGCCGTCGGCGTCGATCACGAAGGTCGAGCGGATGACGCCCTGGACCGTCTTGCCGTAGTTCGTCTTCTCGCCCCACGCGCCATAGGCGTCGT
The Microbacterium sp. SLBN-154 DNA segment above includes these coding regions:
- a CDS encoding histidine kinase; its protein translation is MRDIIAHRIAGFLLALEGIGLLILVGWQVVALVGGDTGILTTALALLVLTVAGAAIVLAFAAATWRRVSWGRSGGIVTQLLILAVALGAATGAYAQPFSALLLAVPAVVVLVTLIWATRTSAPREAPDEDAGPEA